A window of Alkalicoccobacillus plakortidis contains these coding sequences:
- the rsgA gene encoding GTPase RsgA produces MTSDGELLSEVSGKFAFEALERADYPAVGDWVAVSARVDEGKAIIHKVLSRTSQFSRKAAGLTYEEQLVAVNVDTLMIVTALTKDFNPRRIERYVLLAYESGASPVVLLSKKDLCHDLDSYIQEVAAACPGVAIHALSSITGDGMEQLTDYLIEGKTIALLGSSGAGKSRHNQCINERASAKGKRNKSDR; encoded by the coding sequence ATGACAAGTGACGGTGAGTTGCTCAGTGAGGTCTCGGGGAAATTTGCGTTTGAAGCGTTAGAACGGGCTGATTATCCTGCAGTTGGCGATTGGGTAGCCGTATCAGCAAGAGTCGATGAAGGGAAAGCCATTATTCATAAAGTACTTAGTAGAACGAGCCAGTTTAGTCGGAAGGCAGCAGGCTTAACTTACGAAGAGCAATTGGTCGCTGTAAATGTAGATACACTTATGATTGTTACGGCCTTAACTAAAGACTTTAACCCACGAAGAATCGAACGATATGTGTTATTAGCCTATGAGAGTGGAGCAAGCCCAGTTGTACTGTTAAGTAAAAAAGATCTATGTCATGATCTTGATTCCTATATCCAGGAAGTTGCTGCGGCTTGTCCTGGGGTCGCGATACATGCATTAAGCTCTATTACCGGGGATGGTATGGAACAGCTAACAGATTATTTAATTGAAGGAAAAACGATTGCGCTATTAGGTTCATCTGGTGCAGGGAAATCCAGGCATAACCAATGCATTAATGAGCGAGCAAG
- a CDS encoding NUDIX hydrolase produces METEELRIFNKQGETIGVKPRSIVHEHGFWHETFHCWMIGSINNTYYVDLQFRSPDKKDFPSKFDISAAGHLLSHESKKDGVRELHEEIGIKATFDELISVGTLSDTITTATMIDNEFCHVFLYSELPKRMDEYQVQTEEVGGMFRVPWSTFKKVLNDPEYSVVTDGFLIKTDQTIQFSTQPLTKNNLVPHSDSYFQTLIKAVDLYIATSQE; encoded by the coding sequence ATGGAGACCGAAGAATTACGTATATTTAACAAGCAAGGTGAAACAATTGGGGTTAAACCTAGATCTATTGTGCACGAGCATGGTTTTTGGCATGAAACATTCCATTGCTGGATGATTGGTTCGATAAACAATACATACTATGTAGATTTACAATTTAGAAGTCCGGATAAAAAAGACTTTCCGTCAAAATTTGATATTTCTGCAGCTGGTCACTTACTTAGTCATGAATCAAAAAAAGATGGTGTCCGAGAGTTACATGAAGAGATTGGTATAAAAGCAACCTTTGATGAGTTAATAAGCGTAGGCACTCTATCAGATACGATTACAACTGCGACTATGATAGATAACGAGTTTTGCCACGTTTTTCTCTACAGTGAGCTCCCAAAAAGAATGGATGAGTATCAGGTACAAACAGAAGAAGTTGGTGGCATGTTTCGCGTGCCCTGGTCCACCTTTAAGAAAGTGCTTAACGACCCAGAATACTCAGTCGTTACAGATGGATTTTTAATCAAAACAGATCAAACGATTCAATTCTCAACTCAGCCATTAACTAAAAATAATCTCGTCCCACATAGTGATTCATACTTTCAAACGTTAATCAAAGCAGTAGATCTATATATTGCCACTTCTCAAGAGTGA
- a CDS encoding ABC transporter ATP-binding protein gives MSERKTEDLLVVSHLKKHFSVGKGQTLKAVNDVSFSIKKGETFGLVGESGCGKSTLGRTLIRLYQKTAGEVTFNGLNVFEATENEKKQLTRQMQMIFQDPYASLNPRATVLDSIAEGMDIQGLNKGKKRKERVHELLRTVGLNEEHAGRYPHEFSGGQRQRIGIARALALEPEFIIADEPISALDVSIQAQVVNLLKKLQKERGLTYLFIAHDLSMVKHISDRIAVMYLGQIVELTDSDSLYADPLHPYTQALLSAIPIPDPDVEDSRERIILKGELPSPIDPPSGCVFRTRCAYAMDVCAESIPSLKEWKQGHFAACHLLEESGAAKETAAGSLHS, from the coding sequence GTGTCTGAGAGGAAAACAGAAGATTTGCTTGTTGTATCTCATTTAAAGAAACACTTTTCTGTTGGCAAAGGTCAGACATTAAAAGCAGTGAACGACGTTTCCTTCTCAATTAAAAAAGGAGAGACCTTTGGATTAGTTGGAGAATCAGGATGCGGGAAGTCTACCTTAGGAAGAACGCTGATCCGTCTATATCAGAAAACAGCAGGTGAAGTCACGTTTAATGGTCTGAACGTTTTTGAAGCAACGGAGAATGAAAAGAAGCAACTAACCCGTCAAATGCAGATGATCTTTCAGGATCCATATGCCTCATTAAACCCGCGTGCGACAGTACTGGACAGTATTGCAGAGGGGATGGATATACAGGGCTTAAATAAAGGAAAAAAAAGAAAAGAGCGAGTGCATGAGCTATTGCGCACGGTTGGTCTAAATGAAGAGCATGCCGGGCGTTACCCACATGAATTTAGTGGTGGGCAAAGACAGCGAATAGGCATTGCCCGCGCACTAGCACTTGAGCCTGAGTTCATCATCGCTGATGAACCAATATCTGCCCTAGATGTTTCTATCCAAGCACAGGTGGTCAATTTATTAAAAAAGCTACAAAAAGAAAGAGGACTAACTTATTTATTCATAGCGCATGATTTATCGATGGTCAAACACATCAGTGATCGAATTGCTGTTATGTACCTCGGACAAATTGTTGAACTAACAGATAGTGACTCACTATATGCGGATCCGCTTCATCCATATACACAGGCGTTACTTTCTGCTATTCCGATCCCTGATCCTGACGTAGAGGATAGTCGAGAACGGATTATTCTAAAAGGAGAGCTGCCGAGTCCCATTGATCCTCCTAGTGGCTGTGTGTTCCGTACGCGCTGTGCCTATGCCATGGATGTTTGCGCTGAATCAATACCATCGCTAAAAGAGTGGAAGCAGGGTCATTTCGCAGCGTGTCATTTGTTAGAAGAATCGGGAGCGGCAAAAGAAACTGCGGCTGGTTCACTTCACTCTTGA
- a CDS encoding C40 family peptidase has translation MAWAEVRVIDQPTIKSELGYPGWIPVKQLEAVPQMYETAPLAFVVSQTAWLYHMDHEKCMEISFQTRLPIIDSDATWVVVQTPIGKGRLKNEDIRVVYPNECISPESGEELVQMGRQFLTLPYLWAGMSGFGFDCSGFVYQLHRAFGLTIPRDASEQALQGVEVQPEDLQPGDLLYFAYEEGAGRVHHVAMYAGNGSMIHAPKTGKSVEEVEITGTYKKEHCLSRRYWT, from the coding sequence ATGGCTTGGGCAGAAGTGCGTGTCATTGATCAGCCTACTATAAAATCAGAGCTTGGATATCCCGGATGGATACCCGTCAAGCAGCTTGAGGCAGTCCCGCAAATGTATGAAACTGCACCACTTGCCTTTGTTGTGTCACAGACAGCCTGGCTCTATCATATGGATCATGAGAAATGTATGGAAATTAGTTTTCAAACACGCCTTCCGATTATTGATTCAGATGCTACATGGGTAGTCGTTCAGACTCCGATTGGTAAAGGTAGGCTGAAAAATGAGGATATTCGTGTGGTCTACCCGAATGAATGTATTTCACCAGAGTCAGGTGAAGAGCTTGTTCAAATGGGCAGACAATTTCTTACATTGCCTTATCTTTGGGCAGGCATGAGTGGCTTTGGCTTCGATTGTTCTGGTTTTGTTTATCAATTGCATCGAGCATTTGGGCTGACCATACCTAGAGATGCATCGGAGCAAGCACTGCAAGGAGTAGAGGTTCAACCAGAGGATTTACAACCAGGTGATTTACTTTATTTTGCCTATGAAGAAGGAGCAGGCCGTGTCCATCATGTTGCGATGTATGCAGGTAATGGGAGTATGATTCATGCACCAAAAACCGGAAAAAGTGTTGAAGAGGTTGAGATTACTGGAACATATAAAAAAGAACATTGCCTCTCAAGAAGGTACTGGACTTAA
- a CDS encoding peptide ABC transporter substrate-binding protein yields the protein MKKSLLMLIVMFGLMVMLAACTTTGGTDSDSGTDDGETTDEGTAEGGGSSDNILRLNNENEPTSLDSTKAFDNVSYNILNNLMEGLTRLGDTHEPEEATAESLEVSDDGLTYTFTIREDANWSNGEPVTANDFEFAWKRLADPETAADAAFLTDLIEGASAYNSGEGSADDMAVSAVDDKTLEVTLNSPQAYFLSIISNPAFFPVHQATVEEDDSLAAEADTFVGNGPFALTGWNHNSNLTMDKNEEYWDVDSVQLDGVVWEMVSDRNTEYQMFETGDLHTSSIPTELAEQLIADGDVHFEDQSGTYFYRFNVEMEPFQNEKIRKAFSMAVDQQEIVDYVTKRNENAAHGFVANGFPEPSGEDFRDVGGDLLSFDPEEANSLLEEGMEEEGYSELPDITLSYNTSDEHKLIAEVLQDMFKTNLDVDVTLANTEWNVFLEAQQNLEMQFSRSSFIADFADPINYLESFVTGSSMNRTGWSNDEYDDLIAAAKSEADEQTRFEMMHQAEEILMKEAPIFPIYFYNQPLLQADEVSGIIRHPVGYIELKWASIQ from the coding sequence ATGAAAAAATCGTTACTAATGTTGATCGTCATGTTTGGACTTATGGTGATGCTTGCAGCCTGTACAACAACAGGTGGTACTGATTCAGACAGTGGGACAGACGACGGAGAAACCACAGATGAAGGAACGGCCGAGGGTGGTGGCTCTAGTGACAATATCCTGCGCTTGAATAATGAGAACGAACCGACGTCACTCGATTCAACGAAGGCATTTGACAATGTTTCATATAACATCTTGAATAACTTGATGGAAGGCTTGACGAGATTAGGTGATACACATGAGCCAGAAGAGGCAACTGCAGAGAGCTTGGAAGTGTCTGATGACGGACTTACCTACACATTTACCATTCGTGAAGATGCAAACTGGTCCAATGGTGAACCGGTAACCGCAAATGATTTTGAATTTGCCTGGAAGCGATTAGCGGATCCTGAAACGGCAGCAGACGCAGCCTTTTTAACGGACTTAATCGAAGGAGCTAGCGCATATAATAGTGGAGAAGGTTCCGCTGATGATATGGCTGTTTCAGCAGTAGATGATAAGACACTTGAAGTCACTCTAAACAGCCCACAGGCATATTTCCTAAGTATCATTTCCAATCCTGCCTTTTTCCCAGTGCATCAGGCAACCGTTGAAGAGGATGATAGCTTGGCAGCCGAAGCGGATACATTTGTCGGAAATGGTCCGTTTGCCTTGACGGGTTGGAACCATAATTCAAATTTAACAATGGATAAAAATGAAGAGTATTGGGATGTTGATTCAGTCCAATTAGATGGTGTTGTTTGGGAAATGGTAAGTGACCGCAACACAGAATATCAAATGTTCGAAACGGGTGATCTCCACACCTCATCTATTCCTACTGAACTTGCAGAGCAGTTGATTGCGGATGGAGATGTTCATTTTGAGGATCAGTCTGGTACGTATTTCTATCGTTTTAATGTAGAGATGGAACCGTTCCAAAATGAAAAGATTCGTAAAGCCTTCTCAATGGCTGTAGATCAACAGGAAATTGTGGATTACGTGACAAAACGAAACGAAAATGCAGCGCATGGATTTGTGGCTAATGGGTTCCCTGAACCATCAGGAGAAGATTTCCGAGATGTTGGTGGAGACCTGCTAAGCTTTGATCCAGAAGAAGCCAATTCATTACTTGAAGAAGGTATGGAGGAAGAAGGATATTCAGAGCTTCCTGATATCACATTGTCTTATAACACAAGTGATGAGCATAAGTTAATTGCAGAGGTTCTTCAAGATATGTTCAAAACGAATCTTGATGTAGATGTTACCCTTGCTAACACCGAATGGAATGTGTTTCTTGAAGCTCAACAGAATTTAGAAATGCAGTTCTCTCGTTCGTCCTTTATTGCGGACTTTGCCGATCCAATTAACTATTTGGAGAGCTTTGTTACAGGTAGCTCTATGAATCGAACAGGGTGGAGCAATGATGAGTATGATGATCTTATTGCCGCTGCAAAATCAGAAGCTGACGAGCAAACACGCTTTGAAATGATGCATCAGGCTGAAGAGATCTTAATGAAAGAAGCACCTATTTTCCCGATCTACTTTTATAATCAGCCTTTATTACAAGCTGATGAAGTCAGTGGGATCATCCGTCATCCAGTTGGTTACATTGAATTAAAATGGGCGAGTATCCAATAG
- a CDS encoding ABC transporter ATP-binding protein produces the protein MSEKLLDVRNLHVSFDTYGGRVHAVRGVNLSIEKGETLAIVGESGCGKSVTAQSIMRLIAEPPGKILSGEILFKGENMLSYSQKKMRSIRGREISMIFQDPMTSLNPTLTIGDQLTEGLIRHQKLSQKEAGKRALSMLDLVGISNAKERLKQFPHQFSGGMRQRIMIAMALMCDPEILIADEPTTALDVTIQAQILDLFKDIQKKMGVAIIMITHDLGVVAQLADRIQVMYAGKVVEEGNRRDLFYQAQHPYTRGLLHSVPRMDADRHVPLVPIAGTPPDLFSPPTGCAFADRCEYAMDVCTEYDPARVEANTQHYVACWLQDARARQAFGDEELPMLRKSV, from the coding sequence ATGAGCGAAAAATTGCTAGATGTGAGAAATCTACATGTTTCATTTGATACATATGGGGGACGTGTACATGCTGTTCGAGGTGTGAATCTATCGATCGAAAAAGGAGAGACTCTGGCTATTGTTGGGGAGAGTGGCTGCGGTAAAAGTGTGACAGCTCAAAGCATCATGCGATTAATCGCGGAACCTCCCGGCAAGATCCTAAGTGGAGAGATTCTTTTTAAAGGTGAAAATATGCTCTCGTATTCTCAGAAAAAGATGCGCTCAATACGTGGGAGGGAGATCTCGATGATTTTTCAGGATCCAATGACGTCATTGAATCCAACTTTAACGATTGGTGATCAATTAACGGAAGGGCTAATTAGACATCAGAAGCTGTCTCAAAAGGAAGCGGGAAAAAGAGCACTGTCTATGCTTGATTTAGTTGGGATTTCAAATGCAAAAGAACGACTAAAACAGTTTCCTCACCAATTCAGTGGAGGAATGAGGCAGAGGATTATGATTGCGATGGCCTTAATGTGCGATCCGGAGATTTTGATTGCTGATGAACCAACAACCGCCCTTGATGTCACGATTCAAGCTCAGATTCTCGATTTGTTTAAAGATATTCAAAAGAAAATGGGTGTAGCGATTATTATGATCACCCATGACTTAGGAGTGGTGGCTCAGCTTGCTGATCGTATTCAAGTGATGTACGCGGGTAAGGTGGTGGAAGAAGGCAATCGCAGAGATTTATTTTATCAGGCGCAGCATCCTTATACGCGAGGTTTGTTGCATTCTGTTCCTCGAATGGATGCGGATCGCCATGTTCCGTTAGTTCCGATTGCGGGCACACCACCAGATCTATTTTCCCCACCAACTGGTTGTGCGTTTGCTGATCGGTGTGAATATGCAATGGATGTTTGTACGGAATATGATCCTGCTCGAGTTGAAGCTAACACGCAGCACTATGTAGCTTGCTGGTTACAGGATGCTCGCGCAAGACAAGCGTTTGGTGATGAGGAACTACCGATGCTTCGAAAATCGGTCTAA
- a CDS encoding ABC transporter permease, producing MQRTEQSIPDELFQKRKQDSTKAERVVRPSVSYWQAAWMSLRKNKLAMTGLIVMILLIVMAIIGPMISPHSVTTQLRTNANQPPSMDHWFGTDSLGRDMFARTWYGARISLFVGFMAALIDCVIGIIYGGISGYKGGRTDNAMMRVVEVLYGLPYLLVVILLMVVMGPGLFTIIVALTVTGWVGMARIVRGQVLQIKTNEYVLASRTLGGKASHIIRKALLPNAVGAIIVQMTLTVPTAIFAEAFLSFLGLGVQAPFASWGVMAEDALGTLTSGTWWRLFFPAFFISITMFAFNVLGDGLQDALDPKLRR from the coding sequence ATGCAGCGTACTGAACAATCAATTCCTGATGAGTTATTTCAAAAAAGAAAGCAAGATAGCACAAAAGCAGAACGAGTGGTTCGTCCATCGGTCAGCTATTGGCAAGCCGCATGGATGAGCTTAAGAAAAAATAAGTTGGCGATGACCGGACTCATTGTCATGATTTTATTAATTGTAATGGCAATTATCGGACCGATGATCAGTCCTCATAGTGTCACGACTCAGCTCCGTACCAATGCCAATCAACCACCATCGATGGATCACTGGTTTGGAACCGATAGTCTGGGGCGCGATATGTTTGCACGAACCTGGTACGGTGCGAGAATTAGTTTGTTTGTAGGATTTATGGCTGCGTTAATTGACTGTGTCATTGGCATTATCTACGGAGGAATCTCGGGATATAAGGGAGGTCGCACTGATAATGCCATGATGAGAGTGGTAGAAGTGCTGTATGGACTTCCGTATCTATTAGTTGTCATCCTGTTAATGGTTGTGATGGGACCAGGTTTGTTCACGATTATAGTCGCGTTAACAGTAACGGGTTGGGTAGGTATGGCACGTATTGTCCGCGGACAAGTTCTTCAAATAAAGACCAATGAGTATGTCCTAGCATCAAGAACGTTGGGAGGCAAGGCAAGTCATATTATCCGAAAAGCATTACTTCCAAATGCCGTTGGAGCCATTATTGTACAAATGACATTAACGGTACCAACCGCTATTTTTGCCGAGGCTTTTCTTAGCTTCCTTGGATTAGGTGTGCAAGCTCCATTTGCCAGTTGGGGAGTGATGGCTGAGGACGCACTTGGAACCTTAACATCTGGCACGTGGTGGAGGTTGTTTTTCCCGGCTTTCTTCATATCCATTACGATGTTTGCGTTTAATGTGCTTGGAGATGGGCTCCAGGATGCGCTAGATCCTAAGTTAAGGAGGTAA
- a CDS encoding ABC transporter permease, with protein sequence MLKYIGKRVLGMIVTMWVIITLTFILMHAVPGSPLNTEQTTNAAVQANMAEHFGLNDPLYIRYFDYLKSLAQFDFGPSIKQSPTTVNELISRGFPVSLELGIAALIVAIISGITLGILAALRRNGVIDYGMMTFAVIGISVPNFILATLLIYQVAGQWRLLPVGTWASWKHMILPALALGTTPMAIIARLTRSSMVEVLTQDYIRTAKAKGISPFKIVVKHALRNALLPVVTILGTLVASILTGSFVIEKIFAIPGMGRYFVESINSRDYPVIMGTTIFYSGILMIMLLIVDVLYGILDPRIKLHKKEE encoded by the coding sequence ATGCTCAAATATATAGGAAAAAGGGTGCTTGGGATGATTGTGACGATGTGGGTCATTATCACATTAACGTTTATCCTGATGCATGCGGTACCGGGATCTCCCCTTAACACGGAGCAGACAACAAATGCTGCTGTTCAAGCAAATATGGCGGAGCATTTTGGTCTAAATGATCCACTATACATAAGATATTTTGATTATTTGAAATCGTTGGCACAGTTTGATTTTGGTCCTTCGATTAAGCAATCTCCTACGACTGTGAATGAGTTAATTTCACGCGGTTTTCCTGTTTCACTTGAACTTGGTATTGCAGCGTTGATTGTGGCGATTATTTCTGGTATCACATTGGGCATTCTCGCAGCCCTTAGGCGGAATGGAGTCATCGATTATGGCATGATGACGTTTGCGGTTATTGGCATTTCAGTTCCAAATTTTATTTTAGCAACACTCTTAATCTATCAAGTTGCTGGCCAGTGGAGGTTGCTGCCAGTTGGAACGTGGGCGAGTTGGAAGCATATGATTTTGCCAGCCTTGGCTCTCGGCACAACTCCGATGGCAATTATCGCTCGTTTAACACGTTCAAGTATGGTGGAGGTGCTGACGCAGGATTATATTCGAACGGCAAAAGCGAAGGGCATTTCTCCTTTTAAAATTGTAGTGAAGCATGCATTGCGAAATGCATTGCTGCCCGTTGTCACGATACTAGGCACACTAGTAGCTTCGATCTTAACAGGTAGCTTTGTGATTGAGAAAATTTTTGCGATACCAGGTATGGGACGTTACTTCGTAGAGAGCATTAACAGCAGAGATTATCCGGTCATTATGGGTACAACGATTTTTTATAGTGGCATATTGATGATTATGCTACTGATTGTTGATGTTCTGTACGGAATTCTTGATCCGCGAATTAAGCTCCACAAGAAGGAGGAGTGA
- a CDS encoding M55 family metallopeptidase, which yields MKLYLSIDMEGISGFADEQFVDSSKRHYRRGQSLMTEEANHVIEEALQLGGKEIIVNDSHSKMNNLLIEEIHTEAKLISGDVKPYSMVQGLNEEYSGAFFLGYHARASQKGVMSHTMIFGVRTMYINDHEIGEMGFNAYVAGYYGVPVLMVSGDDETAKEAEALIPNVTTAIVKEQQSRSSAICLTPQKAGELLKQKTKEALHKRNKVKPLIPPEKPLLRIEFTNYGQAEWAALMPGAEIEDGTTTVRFQAKDILEAYRAMLVMTELAMRTAFC from the coding sequence ATGAAACTCTATTTATCTATTGATATGGAAGGAATATCTGGCTTTGCTGATGAACAGTTTGTTGATTCGTCCAAGCGGCATTATAGACGAGGGCAATCACTAATGACGGAGGAAGCAAATCATGTGATAGAGGAGGCTCTGCAATTAGGCGGTAAGGAAATCATTGTGAATGATAGTCATTCAAAGATGAACAATTTATTAATTGAAGAGATACATACAGAAGCAAAACTGATTTCAGGAGATGTAAAACCATATTCAATGGTACAAGGTCTAAATGAAGAATATAGTGGTGCTTTTTTTCTTGGTTATCATGCGAGAGCCTCTCAAAAAGGAGTTATGAGCCATACGATGATCTTTGGTGTTCGCACGATGTACATTAACGATCATGAAATAGGTGAGATGGGGTTTAACGCCTATGTGGCAGGTTATTATGGTGTACCTGTTCTTATGGTCAGTGGGGATGATGAGACAGCGAAGGAGGCAGAGGCACTCATTCCAAATGTCACTACAGCTATTGTGAAGGAGCAGCAGTCAAGGTCATCAGCTATTTGTTTGACTCCTCAAAAGGCAGGAGAACTGCTTAAGCAGAAAACAAAGGAGGCTTTGCACAAACGAAATAAGGTCAAACCTCTCATTCCACCGGAAAAGCCACTGCTACGAATTGAGTTTACGAATTATGGACAGGCGGAGTGGGCCGCGTTAATGCCAGGGGCTGAAATTGAGGATGGAACAACAACGGTTCGTTTTCAAGCGAAAGATATTCTTGAAGCTTATCGAGCGATGCTTGTTATGACGGAGCTAGCGATGAGGACAGCTTTCTGCTGA